From the Nodularia sp. NIES-3585 genome, one window contains:
- a CDS encoding virulence factor SrfB — MPVEIRLSPNFQVRARENEYLELPTIQLVAAGDNVPHIARINCIVTGTPEELAMQIKKAYKPFDSVTPKISQIGQLEQYPCKLERPLTEPINCTLEVTVEYFDSDVLGDPILSEPRESGASCYLWSPINFEEETIDIDAVSSPVEISKYIQKKISNQPRKRFPGWFALDFGTSNSTVTLFDPIEVPIAEILPKEQEVRLRDRMAEWLSSPASVALPDVNPHDWEKFISDISKNLEIEPHRLREVFESDQKERFLEAIRQVELCLGNSDKFRRAVSKKLYQIYHEVFRVPTLESQNLIPVVLDINRRDTEMPSELEVSSLTDLQLRMGREARDNRKKAIAQGTSVSLKEIISRFHHSPKRYFGQDRTFSVILDDQEETINVNELIQAAWAHLIELTEDYRQQARRRFSEGDFLTAVVTYPTVAPPLVRKEVKELVEQLGIDDVQTAYDEAVSVAIFFLWREFGGNLNIGIESFKTRCRKVENKWSQNVLVLDIGGGTTDLALIELTLEDKTPTFAEHEDRGLGGRYYKLTPKLLGSSGHLQLGGELITLKIFRLLKVAIADFLLTAITTGDIESEKLEDLINSELNERFIAQGKFKSGSLLKCLDKENPDGDAAYKDALDTAEKVLPTRWQQAPQRLQTFYTLWDHAEAAKLKLGQKPPADHPLLTFTVSEQQISEILTQSAIKFQIINPDNFGVILDSQQFERAASSTIKEGIGIAKGLMESRLNFQDQNIDSWNTHKVDWLILSGKTCNLDLVQRHIYQEFSNSPYFVWNPERITFVLEFTKLATSAGACYAEKLRRLRFDPEESKELLRKGANQLEIDVKNLFYYLPCNFKRKTQSNELLPIFKAGQELYQITPSETSAKVRTDWQGIQLTNIIYRQDYEEGDLRLWGSFDGKNLMKKLGMQESEFLKKIKLQFEIDQTLQFSVLLCQGNPHYLIDVPGIDVGAALLAASETSTLFADGNLKWNIALERPQQNLNDGDIAVNVIESATVDQPNAYHLVFEVDKDDSKFLREFHYLHSSEQQSENGLVSNPLPPFPQTSQHTFYIYQTDTTTNSKKWIRIGALSKPDITTDYPCKYCVTLDNKGILRMHAGEVPYWTSTSQECLKQAGCVYRAELELQPNEVDKERDPFCGIH; from the coding sequence ATGCCTGTAGAAATTCGACTTTCACCTAACTTTCAAGTGCGTGCTAGGGAAAACGAATACTTGGAATTACCGACTATTCAACTGGTAGCGGCTGGGGATAATGTACCTCACATTGCTAGAATTAATTGTATTGTTACTGGTACTCCAGAAGAATTGGCAATGCAAATTAAGAAGGCATATAAACCTTTTGATTCTGTCACGCCTAAAATTTCGCAAATTGGGCAATTAGAACAATATCCTTGTAAATTAGAGCGTCCTTTAACAGAACCAATTAACTGCACATTGGAAGTGACTGTTGAGTATTTTGATTCTGATGTGTTAGGAGATCCAATTTTATCTGAACCTAGAGAAAGTGGCGCTTCATGCTATCTCTGGTCTCCGATAAATTTTGAAGAAGAAACTATTGATATTGATGCTGTTAGCAGTCCTGTGGAAATCAGTAAATATATTCAAAAGAAAATTAGCAATCAACCACGAAAAAGATTTCCGGGATGGTTTGCATTAGATTTTGGCACATCCAATTCTACAGTTACACTCTTCGACCCGATTGAAGTTCCCATTGCCGAAATTTTACCTAAAGAACAAGAAGTACGCTTGCGCGATCGCATGGCAGAATGGTTAAGTTCTCCTGCATCGGTGGCTTTACCTGATGTCAATCCTCATGATTGGGAAAAGTTTATTTCTGACATTAGCAAAAACCTAGAAATTGAACCCCATCGTTTGCGAGAAGTTTTTGAAAGTGATCAAAAAGAACGATTTTTAGAAGCAATTCGCCAAGTGGAATTATGTCTAGGTAACAGCGACAAATTCCGCCGGGCTGTCAGCAAAAAACTTTACCAAATCTATCACGAAGTTTTTCGTGTACCTACCTTAGAATCACAAAATTTAATCCCCGTCGTCTTAGATATTAACCGTCGCGATACAGAAATGCCTAGCGAATTGGAAGTTTCTAGTTTGACAGATTTACAATTGCGGATGGGTAGGGAAGCCAGGGATAACAGAAAAAAAGCCATAGCCCAAGGAACAAGCGTTTCTTTAAAGGAAATTATCAGCAGATTTCACCACTCACCCAAACGCTATTTTGGACAGGATCGCACTTTTTCAGTAATTCTGGATGATCAGGAAGAAACTATTAATGTTAACGAACTCATCCAAGCAGCTTGGGCGCATTTAATCGAGTTAACGGAAGATTACCGCCAACAGGCTAGACGCAGATTTTCTGAGGGAGATTTCCTCACAGCCGTTGTCACTTACCCCACCGTCGCGCCGCCATTAGTGCGTAAGGAAGTGAAGGAATTAGTCGAACAATTGGGTATTGATGATGTCCAAACCGCTTACGATGAAGCTGTTTCGGTAGCAATATTCTTTTTGTGGCGAGAATTTGGCGGAAATCTCAACATTGGGATTGAATCATTTAAAACTCGTTGTCGCAAAGTCGAAAACAAATGGTCACAAAATGTCCTCGTCTTGGATATCGGGGGGGGAACAACAGACTTAGCTTTAATTGAATTGACTTTAGAAGATAAAACGCCTACTTTTGCAGAACATGAAGATAGAGGTTTGGGGGGACGTTACTATAAACTGACTCCGAAACTATTAGGTTCTTCGGGACATTTACAGCTAGGCGGCGAATTAATTACCCTGAAAATTTTTAGATTATTGAAAGTGGCGATCGCTGATTTTCTCTTAACAGCCATCACCACAGGTGACATCGAAAGCGAAAAGCTCGAAGATTTAATTAACTCTGAGTTAAATGAGCGTTTTATTGCACAAGGAAAATTCAAAAGCGGCAGTCTTTTAAAATGTTTAGATAAAGAAAATCCAGACGGTGATGCTGCTTATAAAGATGCCCTAGATACTGCCGAAAAAGTATTACCAACCCGATGGCAACAAGCACCCCAACGGCTACAAACCTTTTATACTCTCTGGGATCATGCCGAAGCTGCTAAACTCAAACTGGGTCAAAAACCACCAGCAGATCATCCGCTTTTAACCTTTACTGTTTCTGAACAACAAATTTCCGAAATATTAACTCAAAGTGCGATTAAATTTCAAATCATAAATCCTGATAATTTTGGCGTAATTCTAGACAGCCAACAATTTGAACGCGCCGCGTCTTCCACGATTAAAGAAGGAATTGGCATTGCTAAAGGATTAATGGAAAGTCGCTTAAATTTCCAAGACCAAAACATAGATTCTTGGAACACACATAAAGTTGATTGGTTGATTTTATCTGGCAAAACTTGTAACCTTGATTTAGTACAACGCCACATCTACCAAGAATTTAGTAACTCTCCCTATTTCGTCTGGAACCCAGAACGAATTACCTTTGTTTTGGAATTTACTAAACTTGCCACTTCAGCCGGTGCTTGCTACGCCGAGAAACTCCGCAGACTCAGATTTGACCCAGAAGAGTCTAAAGAATTACTCCGCAAAGGCGCAAATCAGTTAGAAATAGATGTAAAAAACCTATTTTATTATCTACCTTGCAACTTCAAACGCAAAACCCAAAGCAACGAACTTTTACCCATATTCAAAGCCGGACAAGAACTTTATCAAATCACTCCTTCAGAAACATCTGCAAAAGTGCGTACAGATTGGCAAGGGATACAATTAACTAATATTATTTACCGCCAAGATTACGAAGAAGGAGACTTACGACTCTGGGGTAGCTTTGACGGCAAAAACTTAATGAAGAAACTAGGAATGCAAGAATCTGAGTTTCTCAAAAAAATCAAACTCCAATTTGAAATTGACCAAACTTTGCAATTTAGCGTCTTACTTTGTCAAGGAAATCCCCATTATTTAATAGATGTTCCTGGTATTGATGTAGGTGCAGCCCTATTAGCAGCTTCCGAAACCTCAACCCTATTTGCTGATGGTAATTTAAAATGGAATATTGCCCTAGAACGTCCGCAGCAAAACTTAAATGATGGCGATATTGCTGTCAACGTCATTGAATCTGCAACAGTTGATCAACCAAATGCCTATCATTTAGTATTTGAAGTAGACAAAGATGATAGTAAATTCCTCAGAGAATTTCACTATCTACACAGTAGCGAACAGCAATCAGAAAACGGTTTAGTGAGTAATCCTTTGCCTCCCTTTCCCCAAACAAGTCAGCATACCTTTTATATTTATCAAACAGATACCACAACTAACAGCAAAAAATGGATACGAATTGGTGCATTAAGTAAACCAGATATCACCACAGATTACCCTTGCAAATATTGTGTAACCCTGGATAACAAAGGCATTCTCAGAATGCACGCCGGCGAAGTTCCCTACTGGACATCCACCAGCCAAGAATGTCTCAAACAAGCAGGATGTGTTTATCGGGCTGAACTAGAACTACAACCCAACGAAGTTGACAAAGAACGCGATCCCTTTTGCGGCATACATTAA